In the genome of Corticium candelabrum chromosome 18, ooCorCand1.1, whole genome shotgun sequence, the window atgcaaagaaATGAACAATCAAGCAACATGACGGGTAccttttaataaattaattaatatttttactttagGCTCAGTTGAGTCGTAAGGCCGGGTCTACTGGCCGACAAACTAAACTGAAGGGAATTCCTAAACTCGACGATGCCGGGAGTGCCGGTGGGAAGAAGTCGCGTGATTGCACTCTCATCTTGACGGAAGGAGACTCAGCGAAGACGCTGGCTGTCAGCGGGCTGAGTGTCGTGGGAAGAGATTTATACGGAGTGTTTCCTTTGAGAGGGAAAGTGCTCAACGTCAGGGAAGCTTCGGCAAAACAGGTTGGTGTTAAGGCTGCTTCACATACCCAAACTGGTCCAATAAcgtaatttaaattaattaaataattatatgatttatttattatataattaatttattattgtcgtgctcaaccagatcagtctggtttgtaaagtctattacaagtaccggaagcaaaccctgcttcagaagtacttagaccatcacggctgtctagaaagaagacatgactttacgaaggatccgagtagatcccagaaacactgttttctgtaagtgctgcaggttgtgatgacctggaataatgtccagccaccgtgcaatacctgcgtgcactgtgcccaaagctcccaagaccaccggaaccaccagtgttcgacaatgccacatgccgcttatctccactcgcaagtcgctgtacttcgccaacttctcagcatgtttcttgccaatgttgccatcagcaggacagctgatatcaataagaagacaagtgtttgtcttcctatttctgagacagatgtctggacgattggctttgatcctcctggcagtggggatggtggtatcccacatcatagtaatgtcatccgtctccacaagcctatcaggatgatgccggtaccatctgctctccactggaaccccaaaatgacgacaaacatcccagtgaatgatggaggccagctgattgtgtcgatcagtgtagtccgtcggtgccaaagcactacagcctgccacaatgtggtcgactgtttccaggcctgcactgcacatgcggcaagtaggactgacatcacaatgtagaatcttgcgctatagtaccgagtccgaagagcttggtcttgaacagcaacaaccagtccctcagttgcagcaggaagattcgctgccttcataatttatttattatttattatataatttatttattattattgttataaataaattaaattaatcatTACTCTGATGAGCATTTTAAGGAGTCAAACGTCAAGCACAATTGCCGCTCTCCGATTCGTTAGCAATTGTGTGTCCCTTTCAGATGACCGAGAATGCTGAGATAACGAACATCGTGAAGATCATGGGTCTGAAGTACGGCAAGAAGTACATGTCGGAGAGCGACTTGGCGTCGTTGCGGTACGGCCATCTGATGGTGATGACCGACCAAGATCAGGATGGCTCGCACATCAAGGGCCTTCTCATCAACTTCATCCATTACAACTGGCCTTCACTCTTACGTCTGCCGTTTATGGAGCAGTTCATCACACCTATTGTGAAGGTATAGCAGCACTACCATGTACTAGGGAAAATATGTAGGCCACCTGTGTAGAAAAGCCACTCCCATtttagaccacgcctacttgcTGTTTTATACATATCATCATGATACAACTACATGTGTATCGAATACCGTCAGTATCAAAGTTTGTCTGGTCACCTTTCACCAttcgccacacacacacacacacacacacacacacacaacacagtgacacacacacacacacacacaacacacacacacacacatacacacacacattgccaTTTTTACATAGGATACGTAACGTACGTAGAAGTGGCAGTCCTGGTGCATCTCTCTAATACTGTAGCCGCTAAGCGTAGAAGTGTGTCTCGTCTGTAGGTGTCCAAGGGTCGGGAAGAGATCCCGTTCTATAGCATGCCGGAGTTTGAACAATGGAAGGAGAGCACTCCGTCTCATCGCTCGTGGAAAGTGAAGTACTACAAAGGTTTAGGCACGAGCACATCTAAGGAGGGCAAGGAATACTTCCAGGACATGGAGAGACATAGAATATTGTTCAAATATGCAGGAGCCGCTGATGATGACTCCATTAAACTGGTACGTTGTACGtcatatcacacacacacacacacacacacacacacacacacacacacacacacacacacacacacacacacacaattaaagGGACACTGTTGAGACTAACATTGATTATCTTGTTTCCTTGTGATCGCAGGCTTTTAGTAAGAGTGAAGTCGATGCCAGAAAGAGATGGCTAGATGCTTGGCTACAGAACAGAAGAGAGAGACGATGTCAAGGACTAAACGAAGTCTCAAAACAACAAGCAGTCGTAAATTTAGTGtggattgatattaatacatGCCTgtctttttgtatttttagtCGTTTTTGTATGGACTCGAGACCGACGCAGTGTCCTACTCGGAGTTTGTCAATAAAGAGTTGGTACAGTTCTCAAATGCTGACAATGAGCGATCAATACCATCCATAGTTGACGGTAAGAGGCAGTTACATGTATAAGCCGTAGAGGGTAGAAGTTGTTGATTCTCACTAGAGAATTTTGGGAGCGTGGCAGGATGGGCAGGTCCACGACGCACGacgcatgcagtctgctctcTACAGTTGCACAGTTCAAGccggacatgcgcacttgagccgatctcaagtgaagTATAGTCTGCGTCGTAGCTACTGCGTGTAACGTACATTCAAGTGgtctggcaaggaaatcaactttgatCGCCACTCAGCCCCTAGCGATGTCCATAGGTTGTGCATAGGCAAGTTCCATGGACAAAAttacagaaagtctgtctagtcaggtGTTGATTGACGTACATGGACCACTGTTGTTGATTTGcaagaagccatgactagactagagtagattctaggtgttACTCTTGGACAAGATGTGTGCTTTCTGTGACACGAGAATAGCATCTGGGATTACCAATAGCAGTGCATCCGGGATTGCAATAaacacaagtacagtacacacgcGGCTGGAGCGATGCTGTTATCCCATGTTCTTTTGCAAGAGCCAggatttgtggctaatgtcacGTTTACTAAGTAATATCGTATTGTGTTCCAGTTctgtagtatggaattctcatacattccttagctgtacaactttggactcctatctaccgtttctgagcgtggcgCAGCGCCACGTTGCCACactgtagcgagaaccctgagATTGCCAATCCAGTTTTGAGAATACACACAACAGTGCctgtaaaacgcagactgcagactggcAGAACCCTGAGGTCAAGTAAGTTAGACAGTAATGAGTACGACTGCACCAGCACATGCACATCACTGCCATGCATGTGGAGGTTTCAGCCGCACAGCCTCCATCTACATGTACGTACTACAAGCTTCTGTAGCTTCTTATTTAGCTGTAGGAGACAAGCAGGGTTCTAGTCAGGATTTCTGGAAGGCGCAGCGGTAGGGGCATGCCACATAAGTCTGGCACATGGGCGTGGCATGTATGTGCCTGTACAAATTTctgaaataaaattaaaaaattaccTTTGGGTTGGGGAGTGGTTTAGGATGCCTACTGTACAGTTCCAGAGGAGGGCGGTTTAGCTCATTGCATGCAGCAGTGTCATGGGGGCGGGCAACATTCGACAGTGAAGGTAGTAGTAGTTTTGAGGGCCTGCGAATCGTTCTGTTACAGTCTTTCTTGTTTTTTCGTAGTGGATGTAAGACTAGCGTGTATTCTAAGGCCTCATTGAATAAAAACGTCGAGCACGGTGTTGCTTTTGCTAGATTCTGCTGCCCGTTGCTGCTGCATGACATTACAATGTGTCTCATGTGACATTTACAGGCAAGACTGGTATACTACACGTAGCTAGTCTGAGAAAACCGGTAGAATAGACGCCTCACCTCGCCTACTAGATCACGCTAGcaagactcgacccagtcctCCCTTTTTGTTAGCAGCGGATTTACACAATTTTTAGAAATCACTGTAGGAGTGATACCTGTATATCTGATCGCATGTACGTTTTTTGCTGAACTCATAATGCAATGAATCAGGCGTGTACGCTAGCTTGTAAATGTAGACAGATTTTGGTCACTATACGCACAAATAACGATAGGTAAGTCATAGGTTGAAGCTACACGTACAATCAGCAATAGTTCTTACTTTCTCCTATAAAAGAGCTAGCATTTGCAACCACAGAGAAACGGAACGAATTCAAACAGACAATGTAAGTATTGTATGAGTATGTTGATTCCTTTCAAGGGCGATTTCGTTGGACAAGAGGACACGTTCTATTGTCTAGACAATATCTAGATGCTACACTATGCTAGAAAGTTCCTACAAAGAGCAAAGTTTGCTACTTCAAACTATAAGCGTGTCATTAGCGCACGTTAGTAATCACCCAGGCCTTCCTCTGGTACAGTACCGTGCTCTAGAAATCTGTCTCAATACCATAAGGTATGCGATTAGAGACTTATGATTGACTCCACCTTTTCCTCATTATTGctctgttgatattaacatctAGCTAGTTCCTCCTCTTTGTCATAACTTTTGGTGAGGGAGTGCACAGTGCGTGTGTGACGTACAGTACCTTGTACATGCGTATCCAGTATGTTGGAGGCGTAGCAGTCAGCTCTGGAGGCGTAGCAGTCAGCTCTGAAGGCGTAGTGGACCGCTACAccttagcatgcctggctagaaccctgacaAGTATGTAGAACTATTAGGTTCATGCACGTGCATCAACTAAATTCAAAACTATTCATTGTTTGTCGTGCTGCTGCACTACAATGTCGTCTGACTCGTTACTTGAGAAATACTAGAAAAATTTAGAATAATTGGTACACAACACCTACGTGCAACTATTCGTACAAAACAAAAGAGAGCACATGCTTAGGTAATGTTTTTAGTCTCGTGTGAAAGCTCGAATggtgttcatttgtttgttcatgttttgtttgtttctttgtttgtttgtttgtttgtttatctgtttgacactttgttgtttatctgttttttatctgtttgtttgtttatctgtttgtttgttcatctgtttgtttattcatctgtttgtttatttgtttgttgtttgtgtttgtttgtttatctgtttgtttgtttgttcctgtttgtttattcatctGTTAGTCTttcatgtctgtctctttctgtcaGTCCGAGAGCTTGAATTCTCCAAACTGGCTGTGAATTCTTGTTTGTAAGTGTTTATTTTCATTCTCTGTCACAGGATTAAAGCCTGGTCAGCGGAAGGTACTCTTTACTTGCTTCAAAAGGAATGACAAGCGTGAAATAAAAGTAGCCCAGTTGGCTGGCTCTGTAGCCGAACTGTCAGCTTACCATCATGGAGAGGTAATCAACAAGCACGTTTagtgttgttttgttatgcattttctatctgtctgtttgtctgtctgtctgtttgtttatctgtctgtctgtttgtctgtctgtctgtttgtctgtctgtctatttgcctgtctgtctgtttgtttatctgtctgtttgtttatctgtttgtctgtctgtctatttgtctgtctgtttatctgtctgtctgtctgtttgtttatccatttgtttgtctgtctatttgtctgtttgtttatctgtttgtctgtctgtctatttgtttatctgtttgtctgtctgtctatttgtctgtttgtttatctgtctgtctgtttatctgtctgtctgtttgtttgtctgtctgtctatttgtctgtctgtctgtgtatctgtctgtctgtctgtttgtctgtctgtctatttgtctgtctgtgtatctgtctgtctgtctgtttgtttgtctgtctgtctgtctgtgtatctgtctgtctgtgtatctgtctgtctgtctgtatatctgtctgtctgtgtatctgtctgtctgtctgtttatctgtctgtctgtttgtctgtctgtctgtttatctgtctgtctgtttatttgtctgtttgtttatccgtttgtctgtctgtatgtatatatgtatgtcttGTGTATTCGTTTTTGCTTTATAACACTCCATCTATGATTATGTTTCAGACAAGCTTGATGAGTACAATCATAAACTTGGCTCAGAACTTCGTCGGCAGCAACAATTTGAACCTCCTACAACCAATTGGCCAGTTTGGCACTCGTCTCCATGGAGGAAAGGATGCAGCCAGTCCTCGTTACATTTTCACAATGTTGAGTCCACTTGCAAGGTAACATATCAACATTATAGGAAAACTAGTTTCTAGTCGTTGAGCATGTATCAGAGACCAAACGTCAAAacatttttgtttatgtgtttgttgtatgtaggGTGTTGTTTCCTGCTGTTGATGATAATTGTCTTGAATTTTTGACTGAAGACAATATGCGTATTGAACCGGAATGGTACTGTCCTGTCATTCCTATGGTTCTCGTCAATGGATCTGAGGGCATTGGAACGGGATACAGTAGCATGGTGCCGAACTATGACGTGAGAGAAATTGTAGCAAATTTGAGGAGGATGTTGAGAGAGGAAGAACCAGTGGACATGGTAAGGGAAAAGGAATGTTGAATGATGGTGTTAGGTTTTTAGATagttaatgtattgtgagatgcatccctccaatacaatagtctagtgtattgtgagatacatctctccaatacaatagtttattTAGTGTATCAATGAGTGTGTCATTATTGAATGAAGACTGTTTTCTTTCTAGTCGCCATCTTACAAAGGTTTTACTGGAACAATCGCCCAAATTGAGCCAACCAAGTATGCCGTCTATGGAACAATAGCGAGATTGGATGATAAGCAAGTAGAAATCACAGAACTACCCGTGAGGTCATGGACACAGACGTACAAAGAGAAAGTCATTGAACCAATGCTTTACGGAACCGAAAAGACACAAGCAGGAATTACGTAAGAAACTTACAATAAATGATGTACAACACGAATGCATGAGgtgatttgttgtgttgtttagcGATTACTTGGAGTATCACACGGATACAACAGTGAGGTTCGTTGCAACTTTGACGAGAACTATGGCTGTTGAGTGCGACAAGGTAGGTTACCACAAGAAATTCAAACTGGAAGGATCGATAGCGACAAGCAATTTGGTGAGATGTGACTACATGTTTGATTGTCTttgtgtctctttgtctgtttggagCCACGTCCAAACTGTGACTAAATATGAACCTCTTTCTAACATCATAACTTAGTACAAGAGAACGTGACGTGTAACAGCAGTGTTTTGATTTGTAGGTTTTGTTTGATCATAATGGAtgcttgaagaaatacaaCGATGTCCTTGAGATTCTGACCGAGTTCTTTGCTGTACGTCTCGACATGTATGAACGTCGTAAAACTTGGCTGGAAGGCCAGCTATCAGCGGAGTCACTGAAATTAGACAACCAGGCTCGTTTCATAATGGAAAAGATTGAGGGAAAGATTGTACTTGaagacaagaagaagaaagataTCGTCTTACAGTTGAAAACTCGAGGTTACGACTCTGATCCAGTGAAAGCATGGAAAGAGCAGCAGTCCTCGCATGTCGAGTCATCGGGTAATCATTagactgtgtgtttgtctatgtatctgGGGCTTAATTGAAGTTGTTACAATTTCAAGGTGAGAACGAAGAAGATGAAGAGGAAACTCAAACTTCTAGCAACGAGCCTGACTACGCATATCTGCTGCATATGTCACTTCTAAGTCTAACGAGAGAGAAGAAGGAGGAACTacttgcaaacaaacaagccaaaGCCGAGGAACTACACATCCTGAAAAGCAAAACGTCTAAAGATCTGTGGAACGAAGACCTCGACCATTTTATGCAAGAACTTGAGAAGGTGGAGAAGGAAGAGCAAGAGAATGCGATGATTAGTGTGAGTGGCACGTCGTCTCGTGCGGGAAAGAAGGGAGGCAAGAAGGGAAGAGGTGGGAGATCTCAACCGAAACCGAAGTTGACAAGTTCTGGTGTTGTGGCCGAGTCTCTGCCTCAAGCACCACCCGAAGATGTGATTCCGCCGGTGATACCTCAAATGGGTGAGAAAAAGGAAAAAGGTGAGgcatcatgtgtgtgtgtgtgtgtgtgtgtgtgtgtgtgtgcatgtgtgtgtgtatgtgtgtgtgtgtgtgtgtgtgtgtgtgtgtgtgtgtgagagagagagagagagatcaAGTGGCATATTGGATTTCCTTGCATGTGTTTGGTATAGCCACTAAACGTAAACGGAAGACGTCGTCAGACTCGACTGAGGGAACCGACAAAAGCAAGGCCGATGGCAACGACAAGGCCAGAGGCCAACGAAGTCTTGAAGACTTCTTTTCACTCGATGATCTCAACAACGAACAAAAACCGGCAAGCAAAGCCGAGAAACCGCCCAAACCAGACATCATTGATGTAGACGATAGCAGCAAGGGTGAGGCTATTAAATCCCTCTCTGAACGGCTTGCCACAAAGCAAGCACCCAAGAAGCAGGCAGCATCCAAGCCAAAGCCAGGAAAGAAACCAAAACCAAAATCAACATTTGAGCTTGTGGATGACTCCGACGACGACATAGTCGAACAGTTTTCTACCGATCAAAGCTCGAGTGATGTCGACGAGCCGGTAGCAAAGCGTCCGGCTGTTTCGTCACGTCGAGCAGCTGCAGTCGGCAAGAAAGTCTACACTTTCTCTGATCATGAAGACGACGAGTCTAgtgatgatgacgtcatccCAGACAGCGAGTCAGAAAGCGGCGAGGATTTTGCAGCAACTAAAGCGCCTGCGAAATCCACAGCATCAGGAAAAGGTGCTGAAGGAAAAGTTGCCGAGAAACAGCAACAAAGTCGAGGTCCggatgacaaacagacggacgacGTCAATGGGAAGGAGGAACGAGTGGATAAAGGGAAAGTCGCTGTAGCTGTAAGACCCGATGCCAAGAAAAAGACGGAAGCAATCAAAAAGGATGCCAAACCGGTCAAGAAGCGAACACTCGTGCAATCAAAGACACAGACTAAATCGGCGAAGGTTTGTTTTTCATTCGGTGTCTTTGTCTTCACTTAGTAATcgaatggtgtgtgtgtgtgtgtgtgtgtgtgtgtgtgtgtgtgtgtgtgtgtgtgtgtgtgtgtgtgcagccTTCTAAACAACCAACGATGGCTGAAGCTATGTCTAAGGCTCAGGGTCAGAAACGGAAGGAAAAGCAGCCACTCATAACTATTGACAGTGAAGACGAAAATGCAACCTTTGATCAAATTCTGAGCACCAAAGCGACGCTCTCAGTAAAGCCCGTACAAGGCCCCACCACCAAAGCCATTCAGACAGTGAAAAGTCCGGCGAAAGTTTCGAAGTCGAAGGACGCGGCGCCTCCAAGGAAACGTGTGAAGGCAATGCCTGATATCAGTAGTGACGACGAGCAGGATGATGTGCCTCTTGCTCCTGTTGTTCAACGCAAGAAACGTGCGCAAACGAAGACGTTGACTTATACGGCTGAGTCTGATGCAAGTGATGACGACGATGATGACGAAGACTTCATGGTTTAAGGTGATGTGTGGTATGGGTGTGAGTAGAAACTGGTTGCTGTGTGGGACTTTTAACATTCGTGTAGATTcatggtgtgggtgtgtgtatgtagttaTTGGTTTATTCACGATTATAACTGATTTGGGGATGGAAAAGGAGCATTCTGGTCtcattcttgtgtgtgtgtgtgtgtgtgtgtgtgtgtgtgtgtgtgtgtgtgtgtgtgtgtgacacaatGATGCTTCATCATGTAAACAGCATGTATAATTCCACTGATCTATTATACACAAAACTATTGAATTCAATAACTCAAATTAAtccttattgatattaatttacattGCATCAAAATGGGACTTGTGTGCTTCCTGTCACTTCTTCCGTTCGTCCTGTCTCTTCTCTCGCCACTGCAGCAGCCCGACGATGATGCCAACATGACGCATGTGTTTACAAACACGATGAGCATATACAACACCTTGTTTCTTGGATTAACAAGCAAAACATTCCTCCAACCGTCCGATCAAACtgagacaaacatacaagccAAAAACGACGTACGGCAGTGAACAACTGAATGATCCCGATTTTGAAATTTGACCGGAAGTTGAATGTATTTTGCTACCATATGAACCGGTTGTTGAGAACTCGACTGTCGCATACAGTTGACTTATTCCATAGCCGACGTCTTTATCACAATTTGGCCGTCGGACACGTGGCCATCATTACGTCGACACTCAGTAAGTTATCGTCAGAatcagtgttcgaaattcaCAAAGTTTCTTACTCGCCAagataaattattaatattaatatattttagtacATTTAGTTTTGACAAACATTGGAAACAATTTCTCTAGTCACTTTTAATCCGACTCGTCAGTGAGAAATTTCTTTCAATGTCTGCTGTGTGCATTGGGAGAACCATCATCATTGGGCCTAAAGCCAAAACATTCATATCCGCAGCATCATTGCATTCAAGAATGCTCTGCCACCTTGTTATAAAATCATCATTTTCATTTTGCTTGATGTAATCTTTACAAACAGCTTTAACTCTCCCCACTCCAACCTGCAGTGTTGGGCTGAAAAGCTTCATAAGTGGATCTGAAAAGTGCTGTGATAAATACTCAATTTGAACATCACcaaatctagatgttgattGGAACCATATCTTGGCCATGTCCTTGGCGAAAACAACTTTGAAAGCAGCTAAAACAGAATCTGTTTGGAAACTTTCAAAGCGTGCAGTGATCTGCTGCAAAATGGTTTCCACTAAATGTTGGAAACTTTTCAGAACTAGGTCACACACTTCTGATAAGCATCTGCTTGATTTCTTCAACTGCTGTCCACGGTGAAGTTGCCCAAGCTCAGAGACTGCACTCGTCTTCAACAAGAGAGAGGTTACAGTCATTGTCACTAAAGTCACTTATTTACTCGAGTGAAAAACAGATGTCCCTAAGCTATCCTTCCTGCTCTCTTTCTCAGTGCGTGCAAGAACAGTGGCAATGCGTTTTTGTATCTTCTCAGGTTTCTATAATTTATCTAGTTCAGCCTTAGTGCTTTGAATGGACAGCAAAATAGTGTCAATAGTTGCACTCTGCTGCTGCAACATCTTGCTAAGTCGCCTAAGAACTACCAGTAGATGATATACGAGGTAGAGAAAGATGACCACATCAGGAAGCAGCAGTGCAGCTTAGTAGCTCGGCCTTGCATAGCTGTCTTACTAAGAAGGACTTGGTTAGTATGGGCTAATCTTGCAGAACAAccttattatataattataaagCACTCTTTCACGATAAGAAACCCATCGAGTGCCTTTAAGCTTAACAGGTAAATCAAGTGCTTTGCCAGTTTCTTCAGACTCTCAATCGAGTGAGTTTGGAGAGTTTCATGTCGCCGTTTTCTGGATTGATCTTTTTTATATTAACTTGTTTAATgtctgaccacgcccacagTTATATGGCATCGAACAGTCTGTATTCTCCAATAAcaaaattcaatattcaatatCTCAATACCCCGGATTATCCTACATCACCCAGAGACGAGATGAAACCGTCGCAAGTGTATCTGTTCACAGACGAGACAACGCACAATACGAATATTAATAGAGCAACGTCAAAAAAAGTAAAACGCCACCATTTTGAGTAAAAATACGGGTATTTGATTATTCTTATACGGGCATCTGATAACTTGCAGTTTGTATGAATGAAATTTTGTTCTCTCCACGTGTACGTGTTCGTCTGTTGCGCTTGCGCAAATAACTTTGAAtatgcagcgcatgcgcaaaatTACCCGAATAAACATTCGCGAAGCCCGTATAGCTACTTTTCTCTCGT includes:
- the LOC134193927 gene encoding DNA topoisomerase 2-alpha-like → MASAIVPLGEMNGPSDGGGKKRLSVERIYQKKSQLEHILLRPDTYIGSVEEVTQSMWVFEEGKGFVQRQISYVPGLYKIFDEILVNAADNKQRDPSMNKIEIDIDAENNQIRVWNNGHGIPVETHKVEKKLVPTMIFGELLTSSNYDDTQKKVTGGRNGYGAKLCNIFCTKFTVETACANSGKKYKQSWKNNMSSCNEPDIKPFSGRDFTCVTFKPDLSKFSMERLDRDIVALMTRRAYDVAGSSNGVKVFLNGKLLPIRSFREYVNLYLKNSENPLGDDGERTPDQVVYEKVNTRWEVCVTPSASGFQQVSFVNSIATTKGGSHIDYVTKQLVDKLMTAAKRKNKGGADMKPHLVKSHLWVFINCLVENPAFDSQTKENMTLKVKSFGSECALSEKFVKKVTQCGVVDLLVTSAQAKLQAQLSRKAGSTGRQTKLKGIPKLDDAGSAGGKKSRDCTLILTEGDSAKTLAVSGLSVVGRDLYGVFPLRGKVLNVREASAKQMTENAEITNIVKIMGLKYGKKYMSESDLASLRYGHLMVMTDQDQDGSHIKGLLINFIHYNWPSLLRLPFMEQFITPIVKVSKGREEIPFYSMPEFEQWKESTPSHRSWKVKYYKGLGTSTSKEGKEYFQDMERHRILFKYAGAADDDSIKLAFSKSEVDARKRWLDAWLQNRRERRCQGLNESFLYGLETDAVSYSEFVNKELVQFSNADNERSIPSIVDGLKPGQRKVLFTCFKRNDKREIKVAQLAGSVAELSAYHHGETSLMSTIINLAQNFVGSNNLNLLQPIGQFGTRLHGGKDAASPRYIFTMLSPLARVLFPAVDDNCLEFLTEDNMRIEPEWYCPVIPMVLVNGSEGIGTGYSSMVPNYDVREIVANLRRMLREEEPVDMSPSYKGFTGTIAQIEPTKYAVYGTIARLDDKQVEITELPVRSWTQTYKEKVIEPMLYGTEKTQAGITDYLEYHTDTTVRFVATLTRTMAVECDKVGYHKKFKLEGSIATSNLVLFDHNGCLKKYNDVLEILTEFFAVRLDMYERRKTWLEGQLSAESLKLDNQARFIMEKIEGKIVLEDKKKKDIVLQLKTRGYDSDPVKAWKEQQSSHVESSGENEEDEEETQTSSNEPDYAYLLHMSLLSLTREKKEELLANKQAKAEELHILKSKTSKDLWNEDLDHFMQELEKVEKEEQENAMISVSGTSSRAGKKGGKKGRGGRSQPKPKLTSSGVVAESLPQAPPEDVIPPVIPQMGEKKEKATKRKRKTSSDSTEGTDKSKADGNDKARGQRSLEDFFSLDDLNNEQKPASKAEKPPKPDIIDVDDSSKGEAIKSLSERLATKQAPKKQAASKPKPGKKPKPKSTFELVDDSDDDIVEQFSTDQSSSDVDEPVAKRPAVSSRRAAAVGKKVYTFSDHEDDESSDDDVIPDSESESGEDFAATKAPAKSTASGKGAEGKVAEKQQQSRGPDDKQTDDVNGKEERVDKGKVAVAVRPDAKKKTEAIKKDAKPVKKRTLVQSKTQTKSAKPSKQPTMAEAMSKAQGQKRKEKQPLITIDSEDENATFDQILSTKATLSVKPVQGPTTKAIQTVKSPAKVSKSKDAAPPRKRVKAMPDISSDDEQDDVPLAPVVQRKKRAQTKTLTYTAESDASDDDDDDEDFMV